One Mycoplasmoides pneumoniae FH genomic region harbors:
- a CDS encoding RluA family pseudouridine synthase codes for MEQTFSVTTAQRLDTFLATLLNLSRVKVAKLIVDGLVSVNGKKITKNGWLVQPEDRVHVNWSEELFEKVPVEVQPYDFPLDILYEDEQIMVVNKPNGLISHPTSFNESESLLGAALFHCNHQPVFLVHRLDRDTSGVIMLAKNQSSLLHLQKQLQQRVMKRYYLALVHFPLDSLSGTISAPLERVGNNKVMWKVGNSSNKAKNAFTKFTVLNQNEKAALIKCELLTGRTHQIRVHLQFIKHPVYNDPLYGLKGEQATEYGQYLHAQQISFIHPTLNKEMGFEAQLDKTFSDKLDNLNLKIANSLYALFQ; via the coding sequence ATGGAACAAACTTTTAGTGTTACTACAGCCCAACGCTTAGATACCTTTTTGGCCACACTACTCAACCTTTCCCGGGTTAAAGTAGCCAAGTTAATTGTCGATGGTTTGGTGAGTGTTAACGGTAAAAAAATTACTAAAAATGGTTGATTAGTGCAACCAGAAGACCGGGTACACGTTAATTGGAGTGAGGAACTGTTTGAAAAAGTGCCAGTTGAAGTCCAGCCCTATGACTTTCCCTTGGACATCTTATATGAAGATGAGCAAATTATGGTGGTCAATAAACCCAATGGTTTAATTAGCCACCCGACTAGTTTTAATGAAAGTGAAAGTTTACTGGGTGCCGCTTTGTTTCACTGCAACCACCAACCGGTGTTTTTAGTCCACCGCCTAGACCGTGATACGAGTGGTGTGATTATGCTAGCGAAAAACCAAAGTAGCTTGCTGCACTTGCAAAAACAGCTCCAGCAACGGGTTATGAAGCGTTATTACTTAGCTTTAGTCCATTTTCCCCTAGACAGTTTGTCTGGTACCATTAGCGCCCCGTTAGAACGAGTGGGTAACAATAAGGTCATGTGAAAGGTGGGGAACAGTTCTAACAAGGCCAAGAATGCTTTTACTAAGTTTACGGTGTTAAACCAAAACGAAAAGGCTGCTTTAATTAAGTGTGAACTGTTAACCGGACGAACTCACCAAATTAGGGTACACTTGCAGTTTATTAAACACCCCGTTTACAACGATCCCTTATACGGTTTGAAGGGTGAGCAAGCTACTGAATATGGCCAGTATTTACACGCGCAACAAATTAGTTTTATCCACCCCACTTTGAATAAGGAAATGGGTTTTGAAGCACAGTTAGATAAAACTTTTAGCGATAAGTTAGATAATTTAAACTTGAAAATTGCTAATTCCCTTTATGCGCTTTTTCAATAA
- the scpA gene encoding segregation/condensation protein A, translated as MITLIWCQDKHFGIGRDNTIPWKLTEANQHFYNTTKNQTVVMGYSTFQELGDKLTDHNVVVLSKKHFEELQNNTNIKVFNSIEKLLQHHFNRDLYVIGGKQIFHHFIELADRLIISVLPVDFKCNLRLKLGLDSFELMQEQQHSQFKVQYWHKKHPERLSFNVFLEDYNGTLPNLLELLIDKKFNLHQVDIAKITTQYLHLINTNLNKQAIEPITDYLVITSRIVEQKANNLLQINDIALDSDFLDNKLRDKLVAQLVEYKRYRESLDDFEKLRINRLAYFSKDNDFNRFIQTVDKSNTEPVKIEDELPNYVSVLKLHHAMNKLMQRWRAQFLANKNISIQELSIEQVQAEILATIKQFGYHSVSLKRVLLKVNHHISLMYFITAFVALLVLINNQIIDIEQTSFDDELYICLLDSSRIKQLQETPEAMVERAVKQRQEAQELARQVAREKAIANAQKREAYLKAKYGKDYLTREQFLKLSPEERAAHVAKMKQLKLVKNDNGRDN; from the coding sequence ATGATCACGTTAATCTGGTGCCAAGATAAACACTTCGGGATTGGGAGAGACAACACCATTCCCTGAAAGTTAACGGAAGCCAACCAACACTTCTATAACACTACTAAGAACCAAACGGTTGTAATGGGTTACAGCACCTTTCAGGAGTTAGGTGACAAGCTAACTGATCACAACGTGGTGGTGTTGAGTAAAAAACACTTTGAAGAATTGCAAAACAACACCAACATTAAGGTGTTCAATTCAATTGAAAAGCTCTTGCAACACCACTTTAACCGTGATTTGTATGTGATTGGGGGCAAGCAAATCTTCCACCACTTTATTGAACTGGCTGATCGTTTAATTATTTCGGTTTTACCAGTGGACTTTAAGTGTAACCTTCGCTTAAAGTTGGGCTTGGACAGCTTTGAATTAATGCAAGAACAACAACACAGCCAATTTAAGGTGCAGTACTGACACAAAAAGCACCCCGAACGTTTATCGTTTAATGTTTTTTTGGAAGATTACAATGGGACTTTACCAAACTTGCTGGAACTTTTAATTGATAAGAAGTTCAACTTGCACCAGGTCGATATTGCCAAAATTACGACACAATACCTCCACTTAATTAACACTAACTTAAATAAACAAGCAATTGAACCAATTACCGACTACCTTGTCATTACTAGTCGAATTGTGGAGCAGAAGGCCAATAACTTACTGCAAATTAATGATATTGCCCTAGACTCTGACTTTTTAGACAACAAGCTGCGTGATAAACTAGTAGCACAGTTAGTGGAGTACAAACGTTACCGTGAATCACTCGATGACTTTGAGAAGCTAAGGATCAATCGCTTAGCTTACTTTTCCAAAGATAATGACTTTAACCGCTTTATCCAAACAGTTGACAAGAGTAACACAGAACCCGTGAAAATTGAGGACGAGCTACCCAATTATGTAAGTGTCTTAAAGTTGCATCACGCCATGAATAAGCTAATGCAGCGCTGAAGAGCCCAGTTTTTAGCGAACAAAAACATTTCAATTCAGGAGCTTTCAATTGAACAAGTCCAAGCGGAAATTTTGGCTACAATTAAGCAATTTGGCTATCATAGTGTTTCGTTAAAACGGGTACTGTTAAAGGTCAACCACCACATTTCCTTAATGTATTTCATTACCGCTTTTGTCGCTTTATTGGTGTTAATTAACAACCAGATTATCGACATTGAGCAGACTAGCTTTGATGATGAGCTTTACATCTGCTTGTTAGACAGTTCGCGGATTAAACAGCTCCAAGAAACGCCAGAAGCCATGGTGGAACGTGCTGTGAAACAACGCCAGGAAGCACAGGAATTAGCCCGTCAAGTAGCTAGAGAAAAAGCAATTGCCAACGCGCAGAAACGCGAAGCTTACCTAAAGGCAAAATATGGCAAGGATTACTTAACACGTGAACAGTTTTTAAAACTGTCTCCCGAAGAACGTGCTGCCCATGTGGCTAAAATGAAACAATTAAAACTAGTAAAGAACGACAATGGACGCGACAATTAA
- the lspA gene encoding signal peptidase II, whose product MAKAPTFFSKLLKQILFANRKPFLYYKLALILFVGFVILFQVFMLRAALNGEKGINGANGTDVARSSFISIYVIGNKGVGFSLLADQPGLVYFLQGFLSFIALFFLVFSTSYNYIFWITTLAFGSLGNFFDRLTSGSGEVLDYFVFSGGNSVFNLADCCITFSFIGLFLSFLIQFFKEMKQTKS is encoded by the coding sequence ATGGCAAAAGCCCCAACTTTTTTTTCAAAATTGCTAAAGCAAATCCTTTTTGCTAACCGCAAACCCTTTTTGTACTATAAGCTTGCCTTAATCCTGTTTGTCGGTTTTGTCATTTTGTTTCAGGTATTTATGCTGCGTGCTGCCTTAAATGGTGAGAAGGGTATTAATGGTGCTAATGGTACAGATGTAGCTCGCAGTTCCTTTATTAGTATCTATGTTATCGGTAACAAGGGGGTTGGTTTTAGCTTATTGGCAGACCAACCAGGACTTGTTTACTTTCTCCAGGGTTTTCTATCTTTCATAGCACTGTTCTTTTTGGTTTTCTCTACTAGTTACAACTACATCTTTTGAATTACTACCTTAGCGTTTGGTTCACTTGGTAATTTCTTTGATCGGTTAACCTCGGGTAGTGGTGAAGTACTAGATTACTTTGTCTTTAGTGGAGGTAATTCCGTGTTTAACTTAGCGGACTGTTGCATTACCTTTAGTTTTATTGGTCTGTTCCTCTCCTTTTTAATTCAGTTCTTCAAAGAAATGAAGCAAACTAAATCTTAA
- the rpsU gene encoding 30S ribosomal protein S21, with protein MPKIEVKNDDLELALKKFKRVSLEIRRLAQRHEYHLRKGMRLREKRKIAQKKRRKFRNMV; from the coding sequence ATGCCAAAGATTGAAGTTAAAAACGATGATTTAGAGTTAGCTTTAAAAAAGTTTAAACGGGTTTCGCTAGAAATTCGCCGTTTAGCACAGCGTCACGAATACCACCTTCGAAAAGGAATGCGCTTGCGTGAAAAGCGAAAGATTGCGCAGAAGAAACGCCGTAAGTTTCGTAATATGGTCTAG
- a CDS encoding DJ-1/PfpI family protein: MDLLTTANKTPRIAKSRPVRIAIIITQKTNDLHATVPCFLWRKARYAVDLISAEAKASIMLEMGIHVRCDNTLSKTNFNQYTAAFIPHGNTTRLVEIDKLRKDLEKFVYKPKGPMRWLFSSGNGACVLKEFDLIAPDQLVTVQNEKEMVKLLGKNFIKQPVHVDKNIISCANSCGLTKFSFKVIEELSGIELARKTANLVDHIYKG, from the coding sequence ATGGATTTGCTTACAACCGCAAACAAAACGCCGCGAATCGCCAAATCACGTCCTGTTCGAATTGCCATCATTATAACGCAGAAGACTAATGATCTGCACGCTACTGTACCCTGCTTTTTATGGCGCAAAGCAAGGTATGCTGTTGACCTGATTTCCGCTGAAGCCAAAGCTAGCATTATGTTAGAGATGGGGATTCATGTGCGCTGTGACAACACTTTGTCCAAAACTAACTTTAACCAGTATACCGCTGCTTTTATTCCCCATGGCAACACTACTAGGTTGGTGGAAATAGACAAACTAAGAAAGGACTTGGAGAAGTTTGTCTATAAACCCAAGGGACCAATGCGCTGGTTGTTTAGCAGTGGTAATGGTGCTTGTGTTTTGAAGGAGTTTGACTTGATTGCCCCTGACCAATTAGTCACCGTTCAAAACGAAAAGGAAATGGTTAAACTTTTGGGAAAAAATTTCATCAAGCAACCAGTACATGTGGACAAAAACATTATTAGTTGTGCCAATTCTTGTGGCTTGACTAAATTCTCCTTTAAGGTAATTGAAGAGCTTTCAGGAATAGAACTAGCGCGCAAAACGGCGAATCTTGTTGACCATATCTACAAAGGATAA
- a CDS encoding DUF5454 family protein translates to MNNTKNKSDWQLFLEDYRFYHEKEFDWITYLNHCLNSYPDFDILKFIRKYGPECEKSFLSLQSKTKADVYGVFTKQIKAGSVNEVLAQKLVQLDALRTNYLIGALYSTNKTQKKLFKQSWKNAKKQGYTKQEWLMTLVGLPFEKGEYHKQLYAHSRQEILDLVEAVKKLYLRPEKDDKLEFADSSKVSESKSIKVTNAVTLPSDDLDKELFEFSGEGGDE, encoded by the coding sequence TTGAACAACACGAAAAACAAGTCAGATTGACAGCTCTTTTTGGAGGACTACCGTTTTTATCACGAAAAGGAATTTGATTGAATTACTTACCTCAATCACTGCCTCAACAGCTATCCTGACTTTGACATTTTAAAGTTCATTCGCAAATACGGTCCGGAGTGTGAAAAGAGCTTTTTATCACTCCAAAGTAAAACTAAGGCCGATGTTTATGGCGTGTTCACTAAGCAAATTAAAGCTGGCAGTGTTAACGAAGTGTTAGCGCAAAAATTAGTCCAACTCGATGCGCTGCGCACTAACTATCTCATTGGCGCTTTGTACTCCACCAATAAAACACAAAAGAAGCTGTTTAAGCAATCGTGAAAGAATGCTAAAAAGCAGGGTTACACAAAGCAAGAGTGGCTAATGACCTTAGTCGGTTTGCCGTTTGAAAAAGGGGAATATCATAAGCAACTGTATGCGCATTCCCGTCAAGAGATTTTGGATCTAGTGGAAGCGGTCAAAAAGCTGTATCTCAGACCAGAAAAGGATGACAAACTGGAGTTTGCTGATTCTTCCAAGGTAAGTGAGTCTAAGAGTATTAAGGTAACCAATGCAGTAACCTTACCAAGTGATGATTTAGATAAAGAGCTGTTTGAATTTAGCGGGGAAGGGGGTGATGAATAA
- a CDS encoding holo-ACP synthase, which translates to MILGIGIDLVEIKRFEQLARQTDNCFAKRLLTSTEYAHYAKLRKDSEKSSFLAVHWSLKEAIYKAVNHIKPLFSQLEITKKNQRYNCQIDPKIELLLSVSYSSNNITAICLAQQTPWKN; encoded by the coding sequence ATGATTCTAGGCATAGGGATTGATTTAGTCGAAATCAAACGCTTTGAACAATTAGCTAGACAAACTGATAACTGTTTTGCGAAACGCTTGTTGACTTCAACGGAGTACGCGCACTATGCGAAGCTGCGTAAAGATAGTGAAAAGTCGAGTTTTTTAGCAGTCCACTGGTCATTAAAAGAAGCGATTTATAAGGCTGTTAACCACATCAAGCCATTGTTTAGCCAACTGGAAATTACAAAGAAAAACCAACGTTATAACTGCCAGATTGACCCTAAGATTGAACTTTTGCTCTCGGTTAGTTACAGCAGTAATAACATTACTGCCATCTGTTTGGCACAACAAACACCATGAAAAAATTAA
- the tsaB gene encoding tRNA (adenosine(37)-N6)-threonylcarbamoyltransferase complex dimerization subunit type 1 TsaB — protein sequence MRFFNKYKLFLDCAYKHLNIVLLDFKTNTVVDQLTIPVQQNLTELAVYHLEKLLKKNKVRNNTVRQFYVTTGPGSFTGQRVGAIIAKTWCTVNPNCQLFALNSLRLQIPYGCGISKISAGNEKNYCGLFTETTSEIALLAKPDFVKLCKANTELPLYENFENIDSIEELFLNNIERFELVENPQNLELLYLKDPVN from the coding sequence ATGCGCTTTTTCAATAAGTACAAGCTCTTTTTGGACTGTGCTTACAAACACCTCAATATCGTACTGTTGGATTTTAAAACGAATACTGTGGTGGATCAACTAACAATACCAGTACAACAAAACCTCACGGAGTTGGCTGTGTATCACTTGGAAAAATTGTTAAAGAAAAACAAAGTACGCAATAACACTGTTAGACAGTTTTACGTAACCACTGGACCGGGTAGCTTTACTGGTCAACGCGTTGGTGCCATTATTGCTAAAACTTGGTGCACAGTAAACCCTAACTGTCAACTCTTTGCTTTAAACTCACTCCGCCTTCAAATTCCTTATGGCTGTGGCATTAGCAAAATTAGTGCTGGCAATGAAAAGAACTACTGTGGTTTGTTTACCGAAACTACGAGTGAAATAGCACTCTTAGCTAAACCAGATTTTGTCAAGCTGTGCAAAGCAAATACCGAGTTACCGTTATATGAAAACTTTGAAAACATCGACAGTATTGAGGAGTTATTCCTAAACAACATCGAACGGTTTGAACTAGTGGAAAATCCCCAAAATTTAGAACTACTCTACCTTAAAGATCCCGTTAATTAG
- the scpB gene encoding SMC-Scp complex subunit ScpB, with product MDATIKVTKPVLKQKDSSAANLVAAIYGLLFVSGEKGLTLAELNRVLRKVGLEKIKAALVQLERKLSLDDESGIEIKKFGHSFRLVTKMEIKDFIHRYLPNKIKNPLNSKTMEVLAIIAYNQPCTRPRINEIRGADSFQIVDDLLEKELIVELGRKDTPGRPFIYEVSPKFYDLFGINSLDELPKVENFDLDKFRQGSFFDSNRYGDD from the coding sequence ATGGACGCGACAATTAAGGTAACTAAACCCGTTTTAAAACAAAAGGATAGCAGCGCTGCTAATTTAGTTGCTGCCATTTATGGGTTGTTGTTTGTAAGTGGCGAAAAGGGCTTAACGTTAGCGGAATTAAACCGCGTATTGCGCAAGGTGGGTTTGGAAAAGATTAAGGCCGCTTTAGTGCAGTTAGAGCGCAAGTTAAGTTTAGATGATGAAAGCGGGATTGAAATTAAAAAGTTTGGTCACAGCTTTCGCTTGGTCACCAAAATGGAGATCAAGGACTTTATCCACCGTTACCTACCCAACAAGATTAAAAATCCGCTCAATTCCAAAACAATGGAAGTGTTAGCAATTATTGCTTACAACCAACCCTGCACCCGTCCGCGCATTAATGAAATTAGGGGTGCAGATTCCTTTCAGATTGTCGATGACTTACTAGAAAAGGAGTTAATTGTTGAATTGGGCCGCAAAGACACACCTGGTCGTCCCTTTATTTATGAAGTGTCGCCTAAGTTCTATGATCTGTTTGGGATTAACAGCTTGGATGAACTGCCTAAAGTCGAGAATTTTGATCTCGACAAATTCCGCCAAGGTAGCTTTTTTGACTCTAACCGTTACGGGGATGATTAA
- a CDS encoding DivIVA domain-containing protein yields MANDKKDKIILSGELTNHRFNFTKDGENGYSAYEVDRFLDQLVHTLTHYEAQRNREEEMKTAYEKLFQDRDEILKRCSKLEAELNNFYENGYSNRVLISRVQALENKIESLPSGQNDRLERIEKLLKRVIKHWTDGEDLSYGDFDDDFF; encoded by the coding sequence ATGGCTAACGATAAAAAGGATAAGATTATTTTGAGTGGTGAGTTAACTAACCATCGCTTTAATTTTACCAAGGATGGGGAAAACGGCTATAGTGCTTATGAAGTAGACCGTTTTCTAGATCAGCTAGTTCACACTTTAACCCATTACGAAGCGCAGCGTAACCGTGAGGAGGAGATGAAAACGGCTTACGAAAAGCTCTTTCAAGACCGCGACGAAATTTTAAAGCGTTGCTCCAAACTAGAAGCAGAGCTCAATAACTTTTATGAAAACGGTTATTCCAACCGTGTGTTAATTAGTCGGGTTCAAGCCTTGGAAAACAAGATCGAAAGCCTCCCTAGTGGTCAAAATGACCGTCTAGAGCGCATCGAAAAGTTGCTAAAAAGGGTGATTAAGCACTGGACTGACGGGGAGGATTTATCCTATGGTGACTTCGATGATGATTTCTTTTAA
- a CDS encoding DUF16 domain-containing protein: MFKKRLNKDKINNCHVWEEELPDGSYDMGFSDNLNHMEKRKSGYVTQKQFSEFKDANNQRLIKIETTLATQGEQLNQLIKVVILQGEQIKELQVEQKAQGEQIKAKGEQIKAQSEQIKTQGETLKLILQALGGINKRLDKVDPPK; the protein is encoded by the coding sequence TTGTTTAAGAAAAGACTCAACAAAGATAAGATTAATAATTGTCATGTTTGGGAAGAAGAGTTACCTGATGGTAGCTATGACATGGGATTTAGTGACAATTTAAACCATATGGAAAAACGAAAAAGTGGTTATGTTACCCAAAAGCAGTTTAGCGAGTTCAAAGATGCCAATAATCAAAGGCTGATAAAGATTGAAACTACTTTAGCTACTCAAGGTGAACAATTAAATCAATTAATTAAAGTTGTTATTCTTCAGGGCGAACAAATTAAAGAACTTCAAGTGGAGCAAAAAGCTCAAGGAGAACAAATAAAAGCTAAAGGAGAACAAATAAAAGCTCAAAGCGAGCAAATAAAAACTCAAGGAGAAACGCTTAAATTGATCCTACAAGCACTTGGAGGAATAAATAAGCGCTTAGACAAAGTTGATCCGCCTAAATAG
- a CDS encoding 1-acyl-sn-glycerol-3-phosphate acyltransferase — protein sequence MKKLTQAFLRFCLRFLQLLSLVLVLPVFVLMLISSLISAKNYESIPENYPPEIRFKKVYRLVSLFLYIKGVKVVIVNPENVPKKAVLVVANHKSNLDPLILIKAFGKTEGVPPLTFIAKIELQDTWLFKIMKLIDCVFIDRKNLRQMAASLEQQQQIIRQGTALCVFPEGTRVLSRQIGEFKSGALKVAYNAFVPIVPLTIVGSMGHMESKKRLQKAQVERDRGYKIQVIFNTPINPINFNQIDSQNVANNVWREISQTYAQYCQD from the coding sequence ATGAAAAAATTAACACAAGCTTTTTTGCGTTTTTGTCTGAGATTCTTACAACTGCTCAGTTTAGTTTTGGTTTTACCCGTTTTTGTGTTAATGCTCATCTCTAGCCTAATTAGTGCTAAAAATTATGAAAGCATCCCGGAAAACTATCCCCCAGAAATCCGCTTTAAGAAGGTGTACCGCTTGGTATCACTTTTCCTCTACATTAAAGGAGTTAAAGTGGTTATTGTTAACCCTGAAAATGTGCCTAAAAAGGCTGTTTTAGTGGTAGCTAATCATAAGTCCAATTTAGATCCCCTCATCCTCATTAAGGCCTTTGGTAAAACTGAAGGGGTACCACCGTTAACCTTTATTGCCAAGATTGAACTGCAAGATACCTGACTGTTCAAGATTATGAAGCTGATTGACTGTGTCTTTATTGATCGAAAAAACCTGCGTCAAATGGCAGCATCCTTGGAACAACAGCAGCAAATTATCCGCCAGGGCACTGCTCTGTGTGTTTTTCCTGAGGGTACACGGGTACTCTCTAGGCAAATTGGTGAGTTTAAATCGGGCGCTTTAAAGGTCGCTTACAACGCCTTTGTGCCGATTGTGCCACTAACGATTGTGGGTAGCATGGGACACATGGAGTCCAAAAAGCGTTTACAAAAAGCCCAGGTAGAGCGCGATCGTGGTTATAAAATCCAGGTCATCTTTAACACACCTATTAACCCAATTAACTTTAACCAGATTGATTCGCAAAATGTGGCTAATAATGTCTGGCGTGAAATTAGTCAAACTTATGCGCAATATTGCCAAGACTAG